The DNA region catcaaggaacaggacctggaaggtctccttgtctctcaagtgtgggacagctctgtgttaatttctttagcattttttgtgtgtctcaaaatcgtactggcacactaatgaaaagagaagaaacttgtttgcctgaaagagcaacctatgccctatcaaagccgtgagataacagttcccaggaacaattctttcccctgctttgaagagggaaacactctgtggtcaggataggaaccacactgtttagacagtgaaacccaagaggaaagactaaactccctttagaaattggagcccagtgcttcaggaacaggcccagtgcccatgcacttgagagggaaatgcatcatctcccttctggcagagcccgcctgcatcctgcaggttttgacacttccagcagagatctcctgtgtgggctgcctttcactgcaagatctaaacagcttctcctttctctgcttctgttttttttctaggacttttggagatgtttaccgagcactcgacagtgccacaggaggagaggtaaatgtcaacagcccctgcaggctctgctgcactcgagggctttcccctctggcgtgagctgtggctggagctttgggcagagctgtgctgaaaaggcacaagaagcacagaccggtgccagcccacagaacacatttgggactttgtcctcctcagctgccggaaggaaggcacggagggcagcggttcctttcagagaaggatgcgctcactcgctctccattgctaaaacaaaggtggtgcctgcgagcacctcactgctctttggggctacagcttcagagtcctgaattctcatttctggctgccagcaaatccatctgaaagttactggtagttccttagccacctgcagggctgcacttgggaactgcacgtagggagagatctgcaaggcgtccttgaaagccctaagccctgcccatatcacaagatgtatccacagagtattaaggcatggattccttcttctgagtcccaaacaaagcggcagagagtgcggtcagaggtttgtgggtgataactgagacaccgttgttaccaagtggtcaaggcaaaatgtcagtggccccacgtgtcctataactggctcccaagggagcagagtaatgggctgttggaatgtcagttcctgattactgcagtgcctaatcacaaggcagtttggcacggctcagctgtgtcattgcaaaaccaCTCGCTCCacatgccttgtggtctcgtgccaccaacccctcaagttactgattttcaatgtcattttaggtggcaataaaaaaaataaatcttcaaggagtgaggaggaaggagctaacctttaatgaaataatgattatgaagacgtataggagtcccaatatTGTggattatttagacaggtgagaggtcatggtcttatcccatggatgtgtgtttacataaagcaaacatgagaggttaaaaacccactttggtcagtggcagcaagtaaagctggtaatttttatttattcatatttctctactcatctccaatggatgagaagagagtgcatcttgtctgcatgagtcttccctggcacacctagtttgataattactccaaaattattcaaaacctggatcagctgtatcttcctaactcaatagcctcaaggttcactgcctccacatttatttgggattgattttttaaagtttcttaagtgcagatgaaccatcctaaagtggatttcccttggattgttgcctctctttgccattgctatgcatgccaggaagactaggtgcttatttccagaaacaccatgcctgtcATGTTTtatgtctgggctgtttctaaactgcacttttcatttgctgcccatctaagacatctcctttttcacagatgtgtctttctctatgagactgcacagattgcaaacaatgcacagccaagagggaatgtctattcctttgattctgtccttgtcacaaaggcatctggaaataagaaacctggaagcaaaaaatcaacgtagccatgcatgttcatctctacccccttgtttccttctttcagctaccttctgggcgaggaactcttgctggttatagagtacatggatggaggtgtcctgagcgacatcgtcagccagacctgcctgtctgaagatgagatggcagccatcagtcgggaggtcagcaatcccatctgtgtttccaagggcttgggcaggattgtctgggaaagaggggctcagaacaggagaggtgtcctgtgccgagctttgtttctgtgttgctggtatgctatgggcaagtaaaagcatctcaagggaaaggcctgccagtgcccctgcactccctgtactcagtgccagtactcttatctcctgctgttgtattctcgctctgtctcttgtatttgtagttgctgttctccaccttgcctctctaaatgtttgcctggagtctgtcttcactgcattccttgcctgtaaaagcaaaggtgctggtggcaggatttgaaacaaacagcaaagaaagaagagagagactcctttctctcagtgctcagctaaaaaggataggagtgcagccagaatgttctttgcttctgagcacatgcgctgcagcaggagtcatcctggctggttggcaggggacagcctacaacagcaggtgctgttgctctttcaaaatctgacgtgcctttcctcagaaaggtcctgctctgcaagtgttggagcagcaagctcttcctctcagtggccatgactgttctgccattactccccattcccctggagagggaatcttttagattctttgtttcctttcttgcgTGATGAAATCACaccactcatttttgcccttctgtttctgttttctcgctcagtgcctgcaaggactggattttcttcatgcaaacgatgtgatccatcgagacgtgaagagtgacaacatccttctcagaacggacggttctgtcaaactgggtcagtatattctcggtcaggtgcagcgttccagggatgtgggtgtggggctgctttgcgtgactgccagctccccaaaaatggtgctggtggcagtgcagggacccctgctgcgagctgagggcacagttgcaacgtgcacagaggtagaaggagccacaagcagtcaagagtggccttgctctgtatgggtcccttccagagggagggagttacaagtctaaagtttccaaagaacaaaagccactgctagaggcagtgtaaaacatggggggatttttaaagtcgccaatgccaggagattcaacagagcaatttcaaacttctaccggggaattcttttgcttgctttcctaattgcacagaattcagataaaaccagtattttgttttctcctcagctgattttggcctcgctactcagctcacccctgagcagagcagacggtgctcggtaaccgggactccttggtggatggcgcctgaagtggtgacaggtcaaccatatggccccaaagtggacatatggtcttttggaattgtgggaattgaaatgatagaacaagaacctccttacttgggcgaaagttctggcacggtaaggagcaaatactcactgatcccactgtctttctcacctgtcccatgtcctgtgtgccactggacaaaatcccattgccatctgctggaactacttccaccaaggtcccctcctacaaatgtccctgcaacacatcagcatctgctgtacttttgcttgcatcagtgggggaactcaagccttaccacatgcaaacaaactccaaacaaactccattttcACTCAAcgctttcctttgggttagtggttccagttcttttgtctgtgtagatggccttaataacagggaaaaagcatcttacaagtgttgttatctttccagaaatgaaggaaggaaacccaaacccaacaaagtttctaaaaccgtggtctttagagaggaacctaaccctgtgtgcagtttcttctcactggaaaacatgggcatgagggtgtaatgcacagagtctcttctgcttcttgtgcagtgctgctgaaacactcagtgaccgtgtttctctcccagcccaagcaacattctgcacgccaccaagccagagcctggtgatgtggagagcctgccaaaacctcctgtttgtttcctggcactttctggcatgggcctaccattaatgcattgacttgagcagccaaatgactagagggtgtccatagggatggaacctctccttcttctgacctagacaatttttctttggctgcaaaaatgggaagctgaaatttttagactgctgagagacagagctgcaagtggctcctgtgtgcccaagcaggcattttcatcccaatacatttgtgcaggcatcttaatgtgtctgtgttgaagaggagattgtaaatgtttgtttccctacctgggtattaactgatggatttcctttcttttcttccaattcccattgttttcaagaacagcacaaaaagcttgatgagttttgttctagggcacatgcacttaaaggaccaacaagcaccgcagagatgcctttcatgtactaacccttgaaattagttagtatagcaaagtccctcttccaaaacccatctcaagctggcatgaatcctcagagaagcaaatgtccttttgctgatgtagttcccactaactaggtcaggcaatgaaatcagctgccaaggcaagatctgcaggatggtggaaaagctgtggctgcatcggcgtttgggtttttggttggtaaaggaaagtcatctctgggtctgtgccagggcagaaactgccactgaagaacagaggttaaacaaagggatctgggagagccttagagatgtgaaaggaggaggtggagcctggtgtctcctttctctccaggctacatacctgatagccacagtagggactccacagctgcggcagcccaagctcctctcggctttgctgcgtgacttcctgagctgctgcctgcagacagacgaggagcagcgttggtctgccaaggagctcctgcaggtaaaatgtgaaggggctgcaggtgaaacaggctctgagggatgggctcctcctccactcaagcccaaggcagcagatgagcccccttcctcctcacctccactcttgctgctcttcaaatgaaaatggtgaggaatcctagactgggctgggctggcagggccctgtaaatgtcctctggtgcaagtgtcctgcaatgagcagggacatctttaaagagatcaggttgctcagagcccgttgccaccggagccggaatggttgcagggatggggcacctacaagctcttggggcaagctgtgccagtgtggcaccatgctctgagtacacaagttcttccttagacctactctcattagatgcccttagtgtttaaaaatatttgtccatatcctattgtaactggccctgttaaaaaagatgtgccgcactttcttcaaagccactgtgaagtcttggaaagtggcaataaagtctccctggggcctgtccttcacaaaactgaataactccagctccctctgcatttcctgtgaggagaggtgctctgtcctctgagtgtttctgttgccctcttttgtgattttgtgGAGTGTTCagctttatctaatggcaaaagaattgaagtagagcaatgcagggtacagagacatgaaatggtggtggaggaacccaaggaagccagtcccagcctaggggtcagagatttggctgtgggcaggaggggctgtggggggctcactgtgagcctctgaggggccctggttggtgccccccagcccaccctcagaggtttctgccatgcaaacagggacagctgggagggacttgtcccagccccatctgctgcctggcacgctcaagcagacgggaactgtgccagggttactggcaggttgtgtggcagagagggaactgcagggcccagtgccactgggctggccctgctgggaaggaaggtgccatccagcacacgaggggcagggcatggaaaggcaggcactgctttctgtccctgtgggaatcagcacagtgcctgtctttcaaaggcagggacctatgtgagtcattggagtttcctgaaaggaagaaaaccccgggacagaaagcgccatttctagagcgctggcagggcaaaaatcccagcatgatgaagacatcgcaataaacagatgagtgggattctgggccaggtttgcctgtgatggcaaggtcttgcacattggggatgactggggagcagatggtcccattgctcctctttctgggtctttccaggaacttgatgtatcctgattgagtccctgaagcaatgagcttggaaagtaatggttcactgttctttggtttttttgtttgtttttttttccggtggacagcatccatttgtaacttcagccaagccaccattcatcctggcacaagtcatcaactcagtgaagaagacgaataaccctaaactctaaacctaaaacctaaccctaaccttaaatgctaacccaaaccctaaccctatccctatctctatcccttaccctttcccttaccctttccctaaccccaaccctaagcctaagccaaagcctaagcctaagcctaagcctaaacctaagtctaagcctaagcctaagcctaagcctaaacctaagcctaagcctaagcctaaccctaaccctaggagacgagaacatagcaatcatgtcaagatgttatctctgttaccaatttagagtaggattgtagagtagggttgcttaagagatttgtagcatagaattatagattagagttgtaattaataaagtttctgaaacatcaactcacttggaagatcctcctccttctgaccccttcagaaaattcaacatttttttctgaattaccaattgtttttttttattggcactaagtcacacatatggctttttttgtatggtttcataagtgaggagggctcttcttcattcatcctctccagaccgcactgcctttggaatatgacccactggctggttttggcgcagctgtggtatttctagttgaggcagaaagggcaatggcatttgaaggcaaaaccaaaggaagaatgaggcagcccaaacaccctgtgccgatgcaggccttcagctgtgactggagagcaatggggttcctgccacttgcattt from Melospiza melodia melodia isolate bMelMel2 chromosome 12, bMelMel2.pri, whole genome shotgun sequence includes:
- the LOC134423411 gene encoding serine/threonine-protein kinase PAK 1-like yields the protein MAPEVVTGQPYGPKVDIWSFGIVGIEMIEQEPPYLGESSGTATYLIATVGTPQLRQPKLLSALLRDFLSCCLQTDEEQRWSAKELLQHPFVTSAKPPFILAQVINSVKKTNNPKL